The genomic interval TTATCCATGGTTATTGTACATTGTTGTTTTATCTATGAAAACAGACAGTTTTGTTCAGCTGGTACTCACTGTGACACCAATGTTGGCAGGTTCTTTGCCGGCCATGAGACCGTAGAGAAGCTGTACTGCCTCTTCCTGGCTCTTTCCTTTAAAACGTTTTGGAGCCAGCTCGGCCATGGCTTGAGTGAACTGCTCAAACGTAATTACACGTGCTGATTTAACCCTAAGACACATTAGCAGACACAGAACAGCACAAAATTAGGCCCAGTCATGCATACGTCCATTGAAATGCACAGGACAATAGTGCTAATAATCATACTTGACTTTGCTAAAGACAATGTCCACATCCGTGCTGGTGACATTTTTCCCATCAATGACCTTGCAATCCTTGCACAGCTTAACAAAGTTTTTCCCATTCATCTCATTCCCTGTTGCTTTGGTGTCTCCATGAACTGCAAATTTACGAAATGCTGTCTCAACCTCTGACAGCGACACCTCGCCCGAACCTTCAGCCATGCTGTCAGATCTAgcatgagagaaaaaaaaaaacagaaagatgTTTTTaagttttgcttttttaattttataatgttttattgcAACATTATATGGATCTTTCCAGTTCAGTCCTTTAGTGTTATTTACTACTATTATATACTATCACAtactaaaattattaatatatttatttggcttttcaaaaatgtttttaagtttAAGGTTTTCATCTActagttatattttatttttgttccaGTTTTTGTTCCAGCtttcaattaacaaaaaatattagaaTAATTGTAGTTGTAgttaataataacaacactgGTTTGCATGGTCAAAAC from Pseudorasbora parva isolate DD20220531a chromosome 3, ASM2467924v1, whole genome shotgun sequence carries:
- the tppp2 gene encoding tubulin polymerization-promoting protein family member 2, which gives rise to MAEGSGEVSLSEVETAFRKFAVHGDTKATGNEMNGKNFVKLCKDCKVIDGKNVTSTDVDIVFSKVKVKSARVITFEQFTQAMAELAPKRFKGKSQEEAVQLLYGLMAGKEPANIGVTKVAKASAVDRLTDSSKFTGSHKERFDASGKGKGRVGREDIPDTSGYVSTYKGQGTYDSKVKEGE